From the genome of Actinacidiphila yeochonensis CN732, one region includes:
- the moeZ gene encoding adenylyltransferase/sulfurtransferase MoeZ codes for MSLPPLVEPADELTVDEVRRYSRHLIIPDVGMDGQKRLKNAKVLCVGAGGLGSPALMYLAAAGVGTLGIVEFDEVDESNLQRQIIHSQADIGRSKAESARDSVKGINPYVNVVLHEERLEAENVMEIFAQYDLIVDGTDNFATRYLVNDACVLLNKPYVWGSIYRFDGQASVFWSEHGPCYRCLYPEPPPPGMVPSCAEGGVLGVLCASIGSIQVTEAIKVLAGVGEPLVGRLMIYDALEMTYRQVKVRKDPDCAVCGENPTVTELIDYEAFCGVVSEEAQEAALGSTITPKQLKEWIDEGENIEIIDVREQNEYEIVSIPGAKLIPKNEFLMGRALETLPQDKRIVLHCKTGVRSAEVLAVLKSAGFSDAVHVGGGVIGWVNTIEPHKPVY; via the coding sequence GTGTCGCTGCCACCCCTGGTCGAGCCGGCCGACGAGCTCACCGTTGACGAGGTCCGCAGGTACTCGCGCCACCTGATCATCCCCGACGTGGGGATGGACGGGCAGAAGCGGCTGAAGAACGCCAAGGTGCTGTGCGTCGGGGCCGGCGGCCTCGGCTCGCCGGCCCTGATGTACCTGGCCGCCGCGGGCGTGGGCACGCTCGGCATCGTCGAGTTCGACGAGGTCGACGAGTCGAACCTCCAGCGCCAGATCATCCACAGCCAGGCCGACATCGGCCGTTCCAAGGCCGAGTCCGCGCGCGATTCCGTCAAGGGCATCAACCCTTACGTGAACGTGGTCCTCCATGAGGAGCGGCTCGAGGCCGAGAACGTGATGGAGATCTTCGCGCAGTACGACCTGATCGTCGACGGCACGGACAACTTCGCCACTCGCTACCTGGTCAACGACGCCTGCGTGCTGCTGAACAAGCCGTACGTGTGGGGCTCGATCTACCGCTTCGACGGCCAGGCGTCCGTCTTCTGGTCCGAGCACGGCCCCTGCTACCGCTGCCTGTACCCGGAGCCCCCGCCGCCGGGCATGGTCCCGTCCTGCGCCGAGGGCGGCGTCCTCGGCGTGCTGTGCGCGTCGATCGGCTCCATCCAGGTCACCGAGGCGATCAAGGTCCTCGCGGGCGTCGGCGAGCCGCTCGTCGGGCGTCTGATGATCTACGACGCCCTGGAGATGACCTACCGCCAGGTCAAGGTCCGCAAGGACCCGGACTGCGCGGTGTGCGGCGAGAACCCCACGGTCACCGAGCTCATCGACTACGAGGCGTTCTGCGGCGTCGTCTCCGAGGAGGCCCAGGAGGCCGCGCTCGGCTCCACGATCACTCCCAAGCAGCTCAAGGAGTGGATCGACGAGGGCGAGAACATCGAGATCATCGATGTCCGGGAGCAGAACGAGTACGAGATCGTCAGCATCCCCGGCGCCAAGCTGATCCCGAAGAACGAGTTCCTGATGGGCCGGGCCCTGGAGACCCTGCCGCAGGACAAGCGGATCGTGCTGCACTGCAAGACGGGCGTGCGCTCCGCGGAGGTGCTGGCCGTGCTGAAGTCCGCCGGCTTCTCCGACGCCGTGCACGTGGGCGGCGGCGTGATCGGCTGGGTCAACACGATCGAGCCGCACAAGCCGGTCTACTGA